Proteins encoded together in one Astatotilapia calliptera chromosome 7, fAstCal1.2, whole genome shotgun sequence window:
- the trim69 gene encoding E3 ubiquitin-protein ligase TRIM69 produces the protein MSKNQKEVKKIQSVYLQNLEKVNQGIKPDKKSWKPKEGDFAVQTAMEKPRQPPIAGKVAKSSAHRISRDLTCSICLDLFKQPVSLPCDHTFCQGCIEGYWAGPRGTGQGGAGSCPQCRKVYPGPSYRPNRIVANIVESYCQGLEESGTGPCLPDAGVPERAPAPVARCSRHREELKLYCEEDQELVCLVCGISQEHRSHTMVCVQEAEQKYRASLHSSMDSLKAELNIALQCDREAEDEVKKLKEHTADLKQRIEAQFSDLHQFLYQEEKLLQVKLKTEERRELIRLDEHKALLCVEISRLQRAVHEIEDKLKEQDPFTLLRSIKALLQRPPLKFEKPVFTPPSLCEGRFAGPLQYRVWKSMKGSIYPVPASITFNSSTANPWLSLTSSLTCVRYQNFNHTVEDNPNRFNAALSLLGSQGFTHGRHYWEIEVYSSTVWTVGVARESVPRKGVIKALPANGFWTISLSYGIQYMAGTSPPTVLSLEEPLARIGVYVDYKRGLVSFYNAESMTHLYTFRETFTETLYPYFNLGFLDKVHENEPLKVFLPKI, from the exons ATGAGCAAGAATCAGAAAGAAGTGAAGAAAATCCAGTCAGTCTATCTGCAGAACCTGGAGAAAGTGAACCAGGGGATAAAGCCGGACAAAAAAAGTTGGAAACCTAAAGAAGGAGACTTTGCTGTGCAAACAGCAATGGAAAAGCCGCGGCAGCCTCCCATAGCTGGAAAAGTGGCTAAAAGCTCGGCTCACAGAATCAGCAGAGACCTGACTTGCTCCATCTGTTTGGATCTTTTCAAGCAGCCGGTATCCTTGCCCTGTGATCACACCTTTTGCCAGGGTTGCATTGAGGGTTACTGGGCAGGGCCACGGGGCACCGGGCAAGGTGGAGCCGGCTCCTGCCCTCAGTGCAGGAAGGTGTATCCCGGACCGAGCTACAGACCCAACCGTATAGTGGCCAACATAGTGGAGAGTTACTGTCAGGGTCTGGAGGAGAGCGGGACTGGACCCTGCCTGCCAGATGCCGGGGTGCCAGAGAGGGCTCCTGCACCGGTTGCACGCTGTAGCCGACACAGGGAGGAGCTGAAACTGTACTGTGAGGAGGACCAGGAGCTGGTGTGTCTGGTGTGTGGCATCTCCCAGGAGCACAGAAGTCACACCATGGTGTGTGTCCAGGAGGCAGAACAGAAGTATAGG GCATCTCTGCACAGCTCAATGGACTCTTTAAAAGCTGAGCTCAACATAGCGCTGCAGTGTGACAGAGAAGCTGAAGACGAGGTCAAGAAGCTGAAG GAGCACACCGCTGATCTGAAGCAGCGCATCGAAGCCCAGTTCAGCGACCTGCACCAGTTCCTCTACCAGGAGGAGAAACTGCTGCAGGTGAAGCTGAAGACGGAGGAGCGAAGAGAGCTGATTCGCCTGGACGAGCACAAGGCCCTGCTGTGCGTGGAGATCTCGCGTCTGCAGAGGGCCGTCCATGAGATAGAGGACAAACTAAAAGAGCAGGACCCATTCACTCTGCTCCGG AGCATCAAAGCACTTCTCCAGAG GCCTCCACTTAAGTTTGAGAAACCCGTGTTTACACCGCCCAGTCTGTGTGAGGGCCGGTTTGCAGGGCCCCTACAGTACAGAGTGTGGAAATCTATGAAAGGAAGCATCTATCCAG TTCCAGCTTCCATTACATTTAACTCCAGCACGGCCAACCCCTGGCTCAGTCTGACTTCCTCCCTCACCTGCGTTCGATACCAGAACTTTAACCACACTGTGGAGGACAATCCCAACAGGTTTAATGCCGCCCTGTCACTGCTGGGTAGCCAGGGCTTCACCCATGGGCGTCACTACTGGGAGATTGAGGTCTACAGCAGCACAGTCTGGACTGTGGGGGTAGCCCGGGAGTCGGTACCCAGAAAGGGAGTCATCAAAGCCCTTCCAGCTAACGGCTTCTGGactatctctctctcttatgGGATTCAGTACATGGCAGGTACGTCCCCTCCAACTGTCCTGTCACTGGAGGAGCCACTGGCCAGGATCGGTGTGTACGTGGACTACAAGAGGGGCCTGGTGTCCTTCTACAATGCAGAGAGCATGACACACCTGTACACCTTCAGGGAGACCTTCACTGAAACACTGTATCCTTATTTCAACTTGGGCTTCCTGGACAAAGTGCATGAAAATGAGCCTCTCAAAGTTTTCTTGCCAAAGATTTaa